The proteins below come from a single Burkholderia sp. FERM BP-3421 genomic window:
- the thiD gene encoding bifunctional hydroxymethylpyrimidine kinase/phosphomethylpyrimidine kinase yields the protein MTRSIPHALTIAGSDSGGGAGIQADLKTFSALGAYGASVITALTAQNTRGVTAVHAPDAGFVTAQLDAVFSDIRIDTVKIGMLANAAITCAVADALERYRPRHVVLDTVMISKSNHALLAPDAVEALRDRLLPLSDLVTPNLPEAAVLLGVAPAHDEAEMVRQGEALVARGARAVLMKGGHLPATQDSPDWLVRAVDTRRFDGPRLAVANTHGTGCTLSSAIAALLPQRDGLAPAIRDAKQYLTAAIAASGQLDVGHGVGPVHHFHAWW from the coding sequence ATGACCCGATCCATTCCCCATGCGCTGACCATCGCCGGTTCCGATTCCGGCGGCGGGGCCGGCATCCAGGCCGACCTCAAGACCTTCTCGGCGCTCGGCGCCTATGGCGCGAGCGTGATCACCGCGCTCACCGCGCAGAACACCCGCGGCGTGACCGCGGTCCACGCGCCTGACGCGGGCTTCGTCACCGCCCAGCTCGACGCGGTGTTCAGCGACATCCGCATCGACACGGTGAAGATCGGCATGCTCGCGAACGCCGCGATCACGTGCGCGGTCGCCGACGCGCTCGAGCGCTATCGGCCGCGCCACGTGGTGCTCGACACCGTGATGATCTCGAAGAGCAACCATGCGCTGCTCGCGCCCGACGCCGTGGAGGCGCTGCGCGACCGGCTGCTGCCGCTCTCGGACCTGGTCACGCCGAATCTGCCGGAAGCCGCCGTGCTGCTCGGCGTCGCGCCCGCGCACGACGAAGCGGAGATGGTGCGCCAGGGCGAGGCGCTCGTCGCGCGCGGCGCGCGGGCGGTGCTGATGAAAGGCGGCCATCTGCCGGCGACGCAGGACAGCCCCGACTGGCTCGTGCGGGCCGTCGACACGCGGCGCTTCGACGGCCCGCGCCTGGCCGTCGCCAACACGCACGGCACCGGCTGCACGCTGTCGTCGGCGATCGCCGCCCTGCTGCCGCAACGCGACGGGCTCGCCCCGGCGATCCGCGACGCGAAGCAGTACCTGACCGCGGCGATCGCCGCGAGCGGGCAGCTCGACGTCGGCCACGGCGTCGGCCCGGTGCATCACTTCCACGCGTGGTGGTGA
- a CDS encoding LysR family transcriptional regulator: MDRFKQIETFAAVAAKGSLSAAAHAEGVAPAIIGRRLDALEERLGVKLLVRTTRKLTLTFEGSAFLEDCQRIIHDMQNAEASVSAGGVKASGHLRVSAPAGFGRRHVAPLAPDFTAAHPDVSITLDLSDRMVDLVNEGFDCAVRLGELPDSSLVSLKLGENRRVCVGSPAYLARTGTPATLAELPRHNCLALAANANQQRGWTFQEDGKVVSIRVAGTMECSDGAVLHEWCLDGHGLAWRSWWEVGADIAAGRLVTVLDAFAAPPIGIHAVFPQRRHLPLRVRLFLDFLKHTYEQPGYWG; the protein is encoded by the coding sequence ATGGATCGTTTCAAGCAAATCGAAACCTTCGCCGCCGTGGCCGCGAAGGGCAGCCTGTCGGCCGCCGCGCACGCCGAGGGCGTCGCGCCGGCGATCATCGGACGCCGGCTCGACGCGCTTGAAGAGCGGCTCGGCGTGAAGCTGCTGGTGCGCACGACCCGCAAGCTGACGCTGACCTTCGAAGGCTCGGCGTTCCTCGAGGATTGCCAGCGCATCATCCACGACATGCAGAACGCGGAGGCGAGCGTGTCGGCGGGCGGCGTCAAGGCGAGCGGGCATCTGCGGGTGTCGGCGCCGGCGGGGTTCGGGCGCCGGCACGTCGCGCCGCTCGCGCCCGATTTCACCGCCGCGCACCCGGACGTGTCGATCACGCTCGATCTGTCCGATCGCATGGTCGATCTCGTCAACGAAGGCTTCGACTGCGCGGTGCGGCTCGGCGAGCTGCCCGATTCGTCGCTCGTGTCGCTCAAGCTCGGCGAGAACCGCCGGGTCTGCGTCGGTTCGCCGGCGTACCTGGCGCGCACCGGCACCCCGGCGACGCTCGCGGAACTGCCGCGCCACAACTGCCTCGCGCTCGCCGCGAACGCGAACCAGCAGCGTGGCTGGACCTTTCAGGAGGACGGCAAGGTCGTGTCGATCCGCGTGGCCGGCACCATGGAGTGCTCGGACGGCGCGGTGCTGCACGAATGGTGCCTCGACGGCCACGGCCTCGCGTGGCGCTCGTGGTGGGAAGTCGGCGCGGACATCGCCGCGGGCCGTCTCGTCACCGTGCTCGACGCCTTCGCGGCGCCGCCGATCGGCATACACGCGGTGTTCCCGCAGCGCCGCCATCTGCCGTTGAGGGTGCGGCTGTTCCTCGATTTTCTGAAGCATACGTACGAACAACCGGGCTATTGGGGTTGA
- a CDS encoding uracil-DNA glycosylase, giving the protein MAWVESALEELGLAPRWVRRGARAEGDATTAQAAVASPGAIEIDARASSALDAAQAPPPARSASPDADRARNEAAPRAAPAVAQVSPDAPDEDMSWFDLEPGFEPSLPGAPSDAAAPVVSASSVAALDWDALSARVATCRDCKLCEKRTNTVFGVGDREADWMLVGEAPGENEDKQGEPFVGQAGKLLDNMLQALALKRGENVYIANVIKCRPPGNRNPEPDEVARCEPYLQRQVALVKPKLIVALGRFAAQTLLKSDASIASLRGRVHTYEGVPVIVTYHPAYLLRSLQDKSKAWADLCLARDTYQRAPAPAGDR; this is encoded by the coding sequence ATGGCGTGGGTTGAGTCGGCACTCGAGGAACTGGGGCTCGCGCCCAGGTGGGTGAGGCGCGGTGCGCGCGCGGAAGGCGACGCGACGACGGCGCAGGCCGCTGTCGCGTCGCCCGGCGCGATCGAGATCGATGCGCGCGCATCGTCCGCGCTCGATGCGGCGCAAGCGCCGCCGCCCGCGCGCAGCGCTTCGCCGGACGCGGACCGGGCGCGCAACGAGGCCGCGCCGCGCGCGGCGCCGGCCGTCGCGCAGGTGTCACCCGACGCGCCCGATGAAGACATGTCGTGGTTCGATCTCGAACCGGGGTTCGAGCCGTCCCTGCCGGGCGCGCCGTCCGACGCCGCCGCGCCGGTCGTGTCCGCGTCGTCGGTGGCGGCGCTCGACTGGGACGCGCTCAGTGCGCGCGTCGCGACCTGCCGGGACTGCAAGCTGTGCGAGAAGCGCACCAACACGGTGTTCGGGGTCGGCGATCGCGAAGCGGACTGGATGCTGGTCGGCGAGGCGCCGGGCGAGAACGAGGACAAGCAGGGCGAGCCGTTCGTCGGCCAGGCGGGCAAGCTGCTCGACAACATGCTGCAGGCGCTGGCGCTCAAGCGGGGCGAGAACGTTTACATCGCGAACGTGATCAAGTGCCGGCCGCCCGGCAATCGCAACCCGGAGCCGGACGAGGTCGCGCGCTGCGAGCCGTACCTGCAGCGTCAGGTCGCGCTCGTGAAGCCGAAGCTGATCGTCGCGCTCGGCCGCTTCGCCGCGCAGACGCTGCTGAAGAGCGACGCGAGCATCGCCTCGCTGCGCGGCCGCGTGCATACGTACGAGGGCGTGCCGGTGATCGTCACCTACCATCCGGCCTATTTGTTGCGCAGCCTGCAGGACAAGTCCAAGGCCTGGGCCGACCTGTGCCTCGCGCGCGACACCTACCAGCGCGCGCCGGCGCCCGCCGGCGACCGATGA
- a CDS encoding DEAD/DEAH box helicase — MTSSNLSSPLNAIVDDVLALDSAAPAVAAPVEAAPADAAPDTSGPTFASLGLSPEIVSALEAAGYAKPTPVQERAIPAGIAGRDLLVSSPTGSGKTAAFMLPAIERFAQLAQQPRAPREPQGAARGARRPQPVARPGLLVLTPTRELAMQVTTAASTYGRHLRRLRTVSILGGVAYGQQLMLLAKNPEILVATPGRLLDHLERGRIDLSELKMLVLDEADRMLDMGFIDDIETIVAATPATRQTMLFSATLDGKIGSLTGRLLKDPERIEIVQRLESRTNIAQTVHYVDDRDHKDRLLDHLLRDDALDQAIIFTATKIDADQLAGRLADAGFESAALHGDLPQGARNRTIRALRERRVRVLVATDVAARGIDIPGITHVFNYDLPKFAEDYVHRIGRTGRAGRSGIAVSLVHHAEQGALKRIERFVRTPLPVNVVEGFEPRKAPPRNDRGPSRGRPGGGNGGRRFGGKPGGSREGYGARQGQGYGGGNGGGNGGGWSGKPGNGGGKPAGGSREGYGGARREGSGGGYRSSGPRRGNAS, encoded by the coding sequence ATGACTTCGAGCAACCTCTCCAGCCCGCTGAACGCGATCGTCGACGACGTGCTTGCCCTCGACTCCGCCGCGCCCGCCGTGGCAGCGCCCGTCGAGGCCGCGCCGGCCGACGCCGCGCCGGACACGAGCGGCCCGACCTTCGCGTCGCTCGGCCTTTCGCCGGAAATCGTGTCGGCACTGGAAGCCGCCGGCTACGCCAAGCCGACGCCCGTGCAGGAGCGCGCGATTCCGGCCGGGATCGCCGGCCGCGACCTGCTGGTATCGAGCCCGACCGGCTCGGGCAAGACCGCTGCATTCATGCTGCCGGCAATCGAGCGCTTCGCCCAGCTGGCGCAACAGCCGCGCGCCCCGCGCGAGCCGCAAGGCGCTGCGCGTGGTGCGCGCCGGCCGCAGCCGGTCGCCCGCCCGGGCCTGCTCGTGCTGACGCCGACCCGCGAACTCGCGATGCAGGTGACGACGGCCGCGTCGACCTATGGCCGCCATCTGCGCCGCCTGCGCACGGTCAGCATCCTCGGCGGCGTCGCCTACGGCCAGCAGCTGATGCTGCTCGCGAAGAACCCGGAAATCCTGGTCGCGACGCCGGGCCGCCTGCTCGACCACCTCGAGCGCGGCCGTATCGACCTGTCCGAACTGAAGATGCTGGTGCTCGACGAAGCCGACCGGATGCTCGACATGGGCTTCATCGACGACATCGAGACGATCGTCGCCGCTACGCCGGCCACCCGTCAGACCATGCTGTTCTCGGCCACGCTCGACGGCAAGATCGGTTCGCTGACGGGCCGCCTGCTCAAGGATCCGGAGCGGATCGAGATCGTCCAGCGCCTGGAATCGCGCACGAACATCGCGCAGACCGTCCACTACGTCGACGACCGCGACCACAAGGATCGCCTGCTCGATCACCTGCTGCGCGACGACGCGCTCGACCAGGCGATCATCTTCACGGCGACCAAGATCGACGCCGACCAGCTGGCCGGCCGCCTCGCGGACGCGGGCTTCGAGTCGGCCGCGCTGCACGGCGACCTGCCGCAGGGCGCGCGCAACCGCACGATCCGTGCGCTGCGCGAGCGCCGTGTGCGCGTGCTCGTCGCGACCGACGTCGCGGCGCGCGGGATCGACATCCCCGGCATCACGCACGTGTTCAACTACGACCTGCCGAAGTTCGCGGAAGACTACGTGCACCGGATCGGCCGTACCGGCCGCGCCGGGCGCTCGGGCATCGCGGTGAGCCTCGTGCACCACGCAGAACAGGGCGCGCTCAAGCGCATCGAGCGCTTCGTGCGCACGCCGCTGCCGGTCAACGTGGTCGAGGGTTTCGAGCCGCGCAAGGCGCCCCCGCGCAACGATCGCGGCCCGAGCCGCGGCCGTCCGGGCGGCGGCAACGGCGGTCGACGCTTCGGCGGCAAGCCGGGCGGCAGCCGTGAAGGCTACGGCGCACGCCAAGGCCAGGGTTATGGCGGCGGCAACGGCGGCGGCAACGGCGGCGGCTGGAGCGGCAAGCCGGGCAATGGCGGCGGCAAGCCTGCCGGCGGCAGCCGCGAAGGCTACGGCGGCGCACGCCGTGAAGGCAGCGGCGGCGGTTACCGCAGCAGCGGCCCGCGTCGCGGCAACGCGTCGTAA
- the aceA gene encoding isocitrate lyase produces MSRQQQVQELQQQWDTDPRWKGVTRNYSAEDVVRLRGSTPIEHTLAKRGAEKLWAQINSEPFVNALGALTGNQAMQQVKAGLKAIYLSGWQVAGDANLAGEMYPDQSLYPANSVPQVVKRINNTLTRADQIQWSEGKNPGDEGYVDFFAPIVADAEAGFGGVLNAFELMKAMIEAGASGVHFEDQLASVKKCGHMGGKVLVPTREAVAKLTAARLAADVSGTPTVLVARTDAEAADLITSDIDDNDKPFLTGERTVEGFFRTQPGLGQAISRGLAYAPYADLIWCETGKPDLEYAKQFAEAIHKQFPGKLLSYNCSPSFNWKKNLDDATIAKFQKELGAMGYKFQFITLAGFHALNYSMFNLAHGYARTQMSAFVELQQAEFAAADKGFTAVKHQREVGTGYFDAVTQTVERDASTTALHGSTEDEQFFDGKKVA; encoded by the coding sequence ATGTCGCGTCAACAACAGGTTCAGGAACTGCAACAGCAATGGGACACCGACCCGCGCTGGAAGGGCGTCACCCGCAACTACAGCGCCGAGGACGTGGTGCGCCTGCGCGGCTCCACCCCGATCGAGCACACGCTCGCCAAGCGCGGCGCGGAAAAGCTGTGGGCGCAAATCAATAGCGAGCCGTTCGTCAACGCGCTCGGCGCCTTGACCGGCAACCAGGCCATGCAGCAGGTCAAGGCCGGGCTCAAGGCGATCTACCTGTCGGGCTGGCAAGTCGCGGGCGACGCGAATCTCGCCGGAGAAATGTATCCGGACCAGTCGCTCTATCCGGCGAACTCGGTGCCGCAGGTCGTCAAGCGCATCAACAACACGCTGACCCGCGCCGACCAGATCCAGTGGTCGGAAGGCAAGAACCCGGGCGACGAGGGCTACGTCGACTTCTTCGCGCCGATCGTCGCGGACGCCGAGGCCGGCTTCGGCGGCGTGCTGAATGCGTTCGAACTGATGAAGGCGATGATCGAGGCCGGCGCGTCGGGCGTCCACTTCGAAGACCAGCTCGCCTCCGTGAAGAAGTGCGGCCACATGGGCGGCAAAGTGCTCGTGCCGACCCGCGAAGCCGTCGCCAAACTGACCGCGGCGCGTCTCGCGGCCGACGTGTCGGGCACGCCGACCGTGCTGGTCGCGCGCACCGACGCCGAAGCGGCCGACCTGATCACCTCGGACATCGACGACAACGACAAGCCGTTCCTGACCGGCGAGCGCACCGTCGAAGGCTTCTTCCGCACCCAGCCGGGCCTCGGCCAGGCGATCTCGCGCGGCCTCGCGTACGCGCCGTACGCCGACCTGATCTGGTGCGAAACCGGCAAGCCGGACCTCGAGTACGCGAAGCAGTTCGCCGAGGCGATCCACAAGCAGTTCCCGGGCAAGCTGCTGTCCTACAACTGCTCGCCGTCGTTCAACTGGAAGAAGAACCTCGACGACGCGACGATCGCGAAGTTCCAGAAGGAACTCGGCGCGATGGGCTACAAGTTCCAGTTCATCACGCTGGCCGGCTTCCATGCGCTGAACTACTCGATGTTCAACCTCGCGCACGGCTATGCCCGCACCCAGATGAGCGCGTTCGTCGAACTGCAGCAGGCCGAGTTCGCCGCCGCCGACAAGGGCTTCACCGCGGTCAAGCACCAGCGCGAAGTCGGCACCGGCTACTTCGACGCCGTCACGCAGACGGTCGAGCGCGACGCGTCGACCACCGCGCTGCACGGCTCGACCGAAGACGAACAGTTCTTCGACGGCAAGAAGGTCGCGTAA
- the tsaB gene encoding tRNA (adenosine(37)-N6)-threonylcarbamoyltransferase complex dimerization subunit type 1 TsaB produces the protein MSAMTQTVLLAIDTSTEFCSVALLSAAATADGSFSFQTWVRHDETGAVSSTRVLPAVRELLDEAGLTLAACAAIAFGAGPGSFTGLRTATGVAQGLAFGCALPVVPVGTLLACAEHARLNAPAGAAPARVLAALDARMDEVYWADYAWDEARQDWRTEQPASLDAPSAVPAPDAPFTLAGNAAAAFGARLPAAARAQAIDARALPHALPIAHLAWRAYRAGRVVPADQAAPDYVRDKVAQTTAERLAARAGGGGR, from the coding sequence ATGTCGGCCATGACACAAACAGTGCTTCTTGCCATCGACACGTCGACCGAGTTTTGTTCGGTCGCGTTGCTGAGCGCGGCCGCGACGGCCGACGGCTCGTTTTCCTTCCAGACCTGGGTGCGCCACGACGAAACCGGGGCGGTTTCGAGCACGCGGGTGCTGCCCGCCGTGCGCGAGCTGCTCGACGAGGCCGGGCTCACGCTCGCGGCCTGCGCGGCGATCGCGTTCGGCGCGGGGCCGGGTTCGTTTACGGGCTTGCGCACCGCCACGGGCGTCGCGCAGGGGCTCGCGTTCGGGTGTGCGCTGCCGGTCGTGCCGGTCGGCACGCTGCTCGCGTGCGCCGAGCATGCGCGCCTGAACGCGCCGGCGGGCGCCGCGCCCGCACGCGTGCTGGCCGCGCTCGACGCGCGCATGGACGAGGTCTACTGGGCCGATTACGCCTGGGACGAGGCGCGCCAGGATTGGCGCACCGAACAGCCGGCGTCGCTCGATGCGCCGTCGGCCGTGCCCGCGCCCGACGCGCCGTTCACGCTGGCCGGCAATGCCGCCGCGGCGTTCGGCGCGCGTCTGCCGGCCGCGGCGCGCGCGCAGGCGATCGATGCGCGCGCGCTGCCGCACGCGCTGCCGATCGCGCATCTCGCCTGGCGCGCGTATCGCGCCGGCCGGGTCGTGCCCGCCGACCAGGCGGCGCCCGACTATGTGCGCGACAAGGTCGCGCAGACCACCGCGGAACGGCTCGCGGCGCGCGCGGGCGGAGGCGGCCGATGA
- a CDS encoding acyl-CoA-binding protein yields MSDITVQFNQAQEDVKQLSERPGNLTLLRLYALFKQATDGDVHGDKPGFTDIVGKYKYDAWEALKGTSQDAAKQQYVELVESLKNGTAS; encoded by the coding sequence ATGAGCGACATCACCGTTCAATTCAACCAGGCCCAGGAAGACGTCAAGCAACTGTCCGAGCGCCCCGGCAACCTGACGCTGCTGCGCCTCTATGCGCTCTTCAAGCAGGCCACCGACGGCGACGTGCACGGCGACAAGCCCGGCTTCACCGACATCGTCGGCAAGTACAAGTACGACGCTTGGGAAGCGCTCAAGGGCACCTCGCAGGACGCCGCGAAGCAGCAATACGTCGAGCTGGTCGAGTCGCTGAAGAACGGCACGGCCTCCTGA
- a CDS encoding universal stress protein, with product MFKHILVPTDGSDLSKKAIDGAIDLARTVRARVTAYACLPQYPYSPFSEVVIEPPADFRERSEREARTHLDEVEAAARQAGVVFDSCTSVHPSPYLGIIEAAERGGCDVIFMASHGRRGLGSLLIGSETQRVLTHTKIPVIVYR from the coding sequence ATGTTCAAGCACATCCTGGTTCCGACCGATGGATCCGATCTGTCGAAGAAGGCGATCGACGGTGCGATCGATCTCGCGCGGACGGTCCGCGCGCGCGTGACCGCCTATGCGTGTCTGCCGCAATATCCGTACTCGCCGTTCTCCGAGGTGGTGATCGAGCCGCCCGCCGATTTTCGCGAACGCAGCGAACGCGAGGCGCGCACGCATCTCGACGAGGTCGAGGCCGCGGCGCGGCAGGCGGGGGTGGTGTTCGACAGCTGCACGAGCGTGCATCCGTCGCCTTACCTCGGCATCATCGAGGCGGCGGAGCGGGGCGGTTGCGACGTGATTTTCATGGCCTCGCACGGCCGGCGCGGGCTGGGCAGCCTGTTGATCGGCAGCGAGACGCAGCGGGTGCTGACCCATACGAAAATCCCGGTGATCGTCTATCGGTAG
- a CDS encoding haloacid dehalogenase type II codes for MSATTTLSPKAILFDAYGTLFDVHAVVAAAEQLYPGHGERLSQLWRRKQIEYTQLRTLADPGGARYRPFWDITRDALRFAARALGLTLSGAAEKRLLDDYACLSTHPDTVPALRALRALPAQPRLAILSNGDPRMLDIAVKSAGMNGLFDRVLSVDAVRAYKPSPLAYALGTAAFDAAPREIVFVSSNGWDAAGAGWFGYTTFWLNRAGAPFEELDAPPDGSGPGMADLLAFLAAPAPAGRPAGRPRPSPGA; via the coding sequence ATGTCGGCCACAACGACACTCTCCCCGAAGGCCATCCTGTTCGACGCGTACGGCACGCTGTTCGACGTGCACGCGGTCGTCGCCGCGGCGGAGCAGCTGTACCCCGGCCACGGCGAGCGGCTGTCGCAGCTGTGGCGGCGCAAGCAGATCGAATACACCCAGCTGCGCACGCTCGCCGACCCGGGCGGCGCCCGTTACCGGCCGTTCTGGGACATCACGCGCGACGCGCTGCGCTTCGCCGCGCGCGCGCTCGGCCTCACGCTGTCGGGCGCGGCTGAAAAGCGCCTGCTCGACGACTACGCGTGCCTGTCGACCCATCCCGACACCGTGCCCGCGTTGCGTGCGCTGCGCGCGCTGCCGGCGCAGCCGCGCCTCGCGATCCTGTCGAACGGCGACCCGCGCATGCTCGACATCGCGGTGAAGAGCGCCGGCATGAACGGCCTGTTCGACCGTGTGCTGTCGGTGGACGCGGTGCGCGCGTACAAGCCGTCGCCGCTCGCCTACGCGCTCGGCACCGCGGCCTTCGACGCCGCGCCGCGCGAGATCGTGTTCGTCTCGTCGAACGGCTGGGACGCCGCAGGCGCCGGCTGGTTCGGCTATACGACGTTCTGGCTCAATCGCGCGGGCGCGCCGTTCGAGGAACTCGACGCGCCGCCCGACGGCAGCGGCCCCGGCATGGCCGACCTGCTCGCCTTCCTCGCCGCCCCGGCTCCCGCCGGCAGACCGGCCGGCCGGCCGCGCCCCAGCCCGGGCGCGTGA
- the rimI gene encoding ribosomal protein S18-alanine N-acetyltransferase → MSGVLLADRYLSPMTDADLDEVVAIERVAYEFPWTRGNFEDSLRNGYFGVCMRHVTGTLVGYCVLMPVVDEMHLLNLCVAPSVQRSGAGLALLREVVRISRAERLDGVLLEVRPSNPRALQLYERFGFATVGRRKNYYPARLHGREDAIVMRLTLTNEGGAHGVG, encoded by the coding sequence ATGAGCGGCGTGTTGCTCGCCGACCGCTACTTGTCGCCGATGACCGACGCCGATCTCGACGAAGTGGTCGCGATCGAACGCGTCGCGTACGAATTTCCGTGGACCCGCGGCAACTTCGAGGATTCGTTGCGCAACGGCTATTTCGGTGTGTGCATGCGGCATGTGACGGGCACGCTCGTCGGCTATTGCGTGCTGATGCCGGTCGTCGACGAGATGCATCTGCTCAATCTGTGCGTCGCGCCTTCGGTGCAGCGCTCGGGCGCGGGTCTCGCGCTGCTGCGCGAAGTGGTGCGGATTTCGCGCGCCGAGCGTCTCGACGGTGTGTTGCTGGAAGTGCGGCCGTCGAATCCGCGCGCGCTGCAGCTGTATGAGCGCTTCGGCTTCGCGACGGTCGGCCGGCGCAAGAATTATTATCCGGCCCGGCTTCACGGCCGGGAGGACGCGATCGTGATGCGTCTTACCTTGACGAACGAAGGAGGCGCGCATGGCGTGGGTTGA
- a CDS encoding DUF1853 family protein produces MSAAAPAGWRTLRDPAVRDLGWLLESAPLFAATPDVPLAQPAAPSAGPAALGAWLAALDRQPDALHRALAHARPTRLGRYAEELIGFFAAHAPGWRLVAANLPLRSHGRTLGECDFLLETMDGARLHWELAVKCYLCAAEAGTAALADFVGPNLADRFDLKRRKLVEHQLRLTHLAAFAALGHAGPWQAQMLVKGWLFYRAARVGLASPVNDPPVLHAGHPRGFWITHADWRASLQAEARDASRWIVLPRLAWLAPRRIEAAQAEAEGMHASALLERVSGQAAPSLVAVLGPDAEGAWVERARGFIVPDAWPGQATAFAAAVL; encoded by the coding sequence ATGAGCGCGGCCGCGCCCGCGGGCTGGCGCACGTTGCGCGACCCGGCGGTGCGCGATCTCGGCTGGTTGCTGGAAAGCGCGCCGCTCTTCGCCGCGACGCCGGACGTGCCGCTCGCGCAACCGGCCGCGCCGTCCGCCGGTCCGGCTGCGCTCGGCGCATGGCTCGCGGCGCTCGATCGGCAGCCCGACGCGCTGCATCGAGCGCTCGCGCACGCGCGTCCGACCCGGCTCGGGCGCTACGCGGAAGAACTGATCGGTTTCTTCGCCGCGCATGCGCCCGGCTGGCGTCTGGTCGCGGCGAACCTGCCGCTGCGCAGCCACGGGCGCACGCTCGGCGAATGCGATTTCCTGCTCGAAACGATGGACGGCGCGCGCCTGCACTGGGAACTCGCGGTCAAATGCTATCTGTGCGCGGCGGAGGCGGGGACGGCGGCGCTCGCGGACTTCGTCGGTCCGAATCTCGCCGACCGGTTCGACCTGAAGCGGCGCAAGCTGGTCGAGCACCAGCTGCGGCTGACGCATCTCGCCGCATTCGCCGCGCTGGGCCACGCGGGACCCTGGCAGGCGCAGATGCTGGTGAAGGGCTGGTTGTTCTACCGCGCCGCGCGGGTGGGGCTGGCGTCGCCGGTGAACGACCCGCCGGTGCTGCACGCGGGGCATCCGCGCGGATTCTGGATCACGCACGCCGATTGGCGCGCGTCGCTTCAAGCCGAGGCGCGCGACGCGTCGCGCTGGATCGTGCTGCCGCGTCTTGCATGGCTCGCGCCGCGCCGGATCGAGGCGGCGCAGGCGGAGGCGGAAGGGATGCACGCGTCCGCGTTGCTCGAGCGCGTGAGCGGGCAGGCCGCGCCGTCGCTCGTGGCCGTGCTCGGGCCTGACGCCGAGGGCGCCTGGGTCGAACGCGCGCGCGGCTTCATCGTGCCGGACGCGTGGCCCGGGCAGGCAACGGCATTCGCGGCGGCCGTGCTTTAA